The Streptomyces sp. V3I7 genome segment ATCCCGGGCATGCCCGACACAGGGTGCATCGCCTCGGTCGCGGGGGCGGCCCAGGGGAAGTAGACCGGCGGCTGGTCGGTGCGCCGCTTGAGCCACACCTGCCTAAAGCCCGGCTGTCGCCAGTCGGTGAACAGACTCACGCTGTACGCGGCCCCGGCGACCGTCTCGAAGTCCACGTCCTGGAGGGTGAGTTCGATGAAGACGTGCTGCTCGACCTCGTACGACGGCTCCAGGTCGAGGACGAGGGAGACGACCACGCCGAGGGCGCCGAGGGAGGTCACCGCCCCGTCGAAGCCCTCCTCGCCCCGCGCGACCGTGACGATGGAGCCGTCCGCCGTGAGCAGCCGTATCTCGCGCACCGCGCATGCCAGCGGCCCGTTGCCGAGCCCCGAGCCGTGGGTGCCGGTCGCCACTGAGCCGGCCACCGAAATGTGCGGCAGGGAAGCCATGTTGGGGAGTGCGAGGCCTTGGGCGTGGACCGTACGGGCCAGCTCGGCGTAGCGGACGCCGCCCGCGACCCGTACCGCACGGGCCTCGGTGTCCACGTCGATCTCCGGCGGCATCCCGGCGAGGGACAGCAGGGTCCCGTCGGGGCCCGGGTCGGCGATCGGGTTGAAGGAGTGCCCGCTGCCGAGGACCCGCACCTGCGCGCTCACGGCCACCAGGCTCCGCAGTTCCTCCAGCGAGGCGGGGCGGGCGAACGTCCTCGGCCGGTAGGTGATGTTCCGCGCCCAGTTGGTGACCATCTCCGCCATCCCCACCGTGCCTCCCGTCGCGCGCGACCGTTGGCGTGCCGCGCTCCACGACCTACCGTAGGCGGGGGTTCGCCGTCTGTGGGTCACCGAGCCGGAAGGTCACTTCCTTGCCCGATGCACCGCCACCCGCGTCAACGCCCGCTTCAGCGTCCGGTTCGCGTCCCCGAGCGCTGTTCGCCATGACCGCCCGCAACCTCCCCCACCTCTTCCCGCCCGCCACGCTGGCGCGGCTGCGCGCGGGCGTGGACATCGAACCCGCCCTGGTAGCCGAGGACTTCACCGATCCATGCGTACGTGACACCCTGGCCCGCACCGAGATCCTCCTCACCGGCTGGGGCTGCCCCCGCCTCGACACCGCGGTCCTCGACGCGGCACCCCGGTTGCGGGCGGTGCTCCATGCGGCGGGCTCGGTCAAGGAGTTCACCACTCCCGAGTTCTGGCGGCGCGGCATCCCGGTCTCGTCGGCGTCCGCAGCCAACGCGCAGCCCGTCGCCGAGTACACCCTCGCGATGATCCTGCTGGCCGGGAAGAACGTCCTCGCCGCCCGCGACCTGGTCCGCGCCCGCCGCGGCTTCCCGCCCGGCGAGATCGCCCCCGGCATCGGCAACAACGGCCGCCGCGTCGGCGTCATCGGCGCCTCCCGCACCGGCCGCCGTCTCATCGAGCTGCTGCGCCCGTACGACCTCGCGGTACGCCTCACCGACCCGTACGCCGGCCCGGCCGACGCCGCCCGTCTCGGCGTACCCCTGCTGCCGCTGGACGAGCTGCTGCGCACCTCGGACATCGTCACCGTGCACGCTCCGCTGACTCCGGAGACCCGGCACCTCCTCGGTGCCCGCGAACTCGCCCTGATGCGGCCGGGATCGGTCCTGATCAACACCGCGCGCGGCGGGCTCCTCGACCACGACGCCCTGATCGCCGAGCTGAGCACCGGCCGCCTGAGCGCCGTCCTCGACGTCACCGACCCCGAACCCCTGCCCCCGGAGTCGCCCCTCTACGACCTCCCCAACGCCTTCCTCACCCCCCACCTCGCCGGCTCGCAGGGCAATGAACTGCCCCGGCTCGGTCTGACGGTCGTGGAGGAGGTGGAACGGCTCCTGTCGGGAGAGCCGCTGCTGCACGCGGTCGACCCCGCGGCGCTGGAACGGTCGGCGTGACGGGCCGTAGCGGAGAACCGTACGGGTGACTCCCGCCCCCGACCGCCCTCACCCCCTACGCCCACTTGCGCGCCACAAGGGGACCCGGCACCGCGGACATGGGGGTGGAGGCATACCGTGAGGAGGCGAACGCAGAGCCGGGAGCAGAGCCGGGAGGAGAGTCGGGATGGGCAGCCGTACCGCGCTGGTCGAGGGTCTGATGGAGCGGTTCCCGCACGTACCCCGGGAAGCGGTGTTCAAAGAAGACCTGCTCAGGGGCGGTGTCGCCTTCGACGCGTCCGCGCTCTCCGACAACGAGGGCGGCGAGGTCAAGCCGAAGTCGTACTTCATCTTCTCCTTCGACCACGGCACCCTGCCCGAGCTCGGCGAGGCCGCGCTGCGGCGGCCGCCGGAGGAGATCATCCTGACCGGCGGACCGTACGACCTGCGCCGCACCGTCGTCTCCGTGCGCGTGAACCCCGCATCGCCGTACCGTGTCGCCGCCGACGAGGAGGGGCTGCTCGGGCTGTACCTCGACGGGAAGCGGATCGCCGACGTCGGCGTGCCGCCCATG includes the following:
- a CDS encoding D-arabinono-1,4-lactone oxidase, coding for MAEMVTNWARNITYRPRTFARPASLEELRSLVAVSAQVRVLGSGHSFNPIADPGPDGTLLSLAGMPPEIDVDTEARAVRVAGGVRYAELARTVHAQGLALPNMASLPHISVAGSVATGTHGSGLGNGPLACAVREIRLLTADGSIVTVARGEEGFDGAVTSLGALGVVVSLVLDLEPSYEVEQHVFIELTLQDVDFETVAGAAYSVSLFTDWRQPGFRQVWLKRRTDQPPVYFPWAAPATEAMHPVSGMPGIHCTEQFGVPGPWHERLPHFRREFTPSSGTELQSEYLVPLTSATDALRALDGIREAIAPVLQTCEVRTVAADRQWLGPAYDRDAMAVHFTWLDDAATVLPVVRLIEEALSAFAPRPHWGKVFTVPGSVLHDRYARLDDFRALAQRLDPTGKFMNAFVRDALTPGRVTA
- a CDS encoding hydroxyacid dehydrogenase, encoding MTARNLPHLFPPATLARLRAGVDIEPALVAEDFTDPCVRDTLARTEILLTGWGCPRLDTAVLDAAPRLRAVLHAAGSVKEFTTPEFWRRGIPVSSASAANAQPVAEYTLAMILLAGKNVLAARDLVRARRGFPPGEIAPGIGNNGRRVGVIGASRTGRRLIELLRPYDLAVRLTDPYAGPADAARLGVPLLPLDELLRTSDIVTVHAPLTPETRHLLGARELALMRPGSVLINTARGGLLDHDALIAELSTGRLSAVLDVTDPEPLPPESPLYDLPNAFLTPHLAGSQGNELPRLGLTVVEEVERLLSGEPLLHAVDPAALERSA